The nucleotide sequence AACTCACCGTCTTTGTGAACAATCCCCCAAGCTTTTCCATGTTTACCATCCTGAAATACACACCATATTTACAATTACTTTATGATTTATAGCAAACCCTAACTAAGCcctaaataatatatttatatctatatataaatacaaaCATTATTATTCGAATATGttaatagagagaaagaaagacctTGTAGAGATTGATTTTAGTGATCTCATAAGCAACACCAGACCAATGAGTTTTAGCCATTTGATAACCTATTCCCCAATTTGGTAGAAATTGAGCTACTTCAAAcaagtttttcttcttctttcttttcgaTTTTGAAACTGTCGATGATGTTGTTGCTGATGCAGAAGCAGgtgctgatgatgatgatgatgatgatgatgatgatgatgaggtgctAAATGTTCGTATGATTGTGTTGAACGACAATTGTTTCCATGGAGTGCTAATCGAAGCTACTGATCTGCTCGCcatgttttggtgtttggttgcgGCTTATACAGGAGTATTTCTCACTGGTGATTTTCCCTTTTGTTATGAacgctatttaattataactagtttataacccgtgACTTCGCGGGCTTTGATAACATTATTTTTGCAAGATGGAATTTCGAAACAATATTAAATTAGCATTAGTTGCAAAAGTTTCATAGATTATCATGTGTACAAAAAATGTAGTAAACATGTGGACAAAAGATATAACCGCAAACAGTATGTGTACAAAATATACACTTATACAGTAAGAAATGCAGTTATAAAAGTAAGATGTTCTAGTGTTGTCATGGCCGTCGTTAGTGTTAATATCATAACATGGTTGCTTTCCAAAATCTCTTTGATTATAATCGGCAATCATTCTTTTTTTCTTCAATGCAGCGGGCATTTCTTCGTGACCTGTACAATTTAGTTATGAGTGATGGATGTGTTGAAAATGTAACTGTATGCATGACCGAAATTCATTCCTAGTAGATACAATTCGATTGTCTATGGTAAGATTTTGTTCTATTCTTTTACCAAAACTAAGCGTGGCAACATCTGACAATTTACAACATTTATTAAAGCAAAGTTATATATAATCAGAATTCTAAATATTAGTTATGAGTAACCCATCTTATATCAGGTGCGAGAAATATGATCATCTAACTTTCTAAGAGTAGACTAAAACTCCATCTCATCAATATTTGAATTGGGTCAACCCGAACAATTActcttttgctacaaaatactcaAATATTTTATGAATAACTATTTGGTGAAAAAGTTAAATATTATATATGGatgtaatttattaaataaaatgatGTTGAAGGTTTTAAACATTAAATTTTAAAATAACACTCTCATTGACTCTAAACCTAACCTAGTATACTTTCCTTTATGGAAAACCAAACTAATTGCTTGAGGTATATTTTCTCTACAATAATGAATCTTAATAAAGTGATAAGCAGAAGCAAACATTTGTGCCTTGCATTGAGAGCATGATTGATTGCCATTCTTTATTTATCCTCATTGCAGGTTAGCATTAAAGTAGAAATTGGGACTAAAAAAATTACCATAACATTTGAGTTAGTTGATTAGTCATGCTAAACTCGTTCAACACACCGATGATACACAAGTTACATATAAGACACTAAAGTTTGGAAGGTAAAATGTTATATACTTATAGCAAATGTAGGAAATGATTTCAAGGCAGTAGCATACATCTTAATGTAATATAAACGTGAAATTGATAAAAGCATGAATGCAATTGAAACTTAAAACAAAACATCAGACAAACTAAATGGAAAACACGAGAATTTGTACGTTGTAACCTATACTTCTATTTGGCTGATCAGACCATGAACCTTTGACACATTTTATATAAGTAAATGGTTAGTatatttttttgtttaatttttagGAAAGTTACAATTTGATCATTTTTTTTGCACCTTCAACCGCCTACGGGCTGTAAAAACtattaaaactcaaaatatttaGTTTCTATACTACATAAAACACAACAATTTTATTTGATCGTAACTCTTCAAATAACATTATAAATAATGTTTATCTAAATACACATTAACAAATGAACCAAGAGAATCAGGTAAAAAGAAAATATAGTTTTGGGTGTTGCTTACCTTTCACTCTTTGTTCATAAGAAGTTTTTCACGCATAAAAAGAGCTGCAACTTCTCCATTCAACAGATCTGAAGCGTTTGGGTACAACAAAAGTTGTGGAAGGATCACCTTAAACACGTTCACAAAGTCTAGAAACATATAACAACGACATATCACTTACTTTTGCTTCAGAAGTAGAAATTCTTGTGGTTTAGGTTGTTCTAAAACGAAAATTAAACATACATTCCCTGTTTAAAAAAGAATATAATTATGTATTATCGAACATTGAGCTCCACGTCTGATTGATCACATCCAAGCAAACTAAACCAGTCCTGACAATTAAAACTTATGAGAAATATGTGATTATATAAAATTATTTGCGATTTTTTTCCAGCTAATGAGTTCAAGATCATACTCTTAAACTCACATTTCATCCACATTTGGGTGGTAGATTTTATTAAAGAAACTGGTAGTTGGTTATCTTGTCCATGTCAGTAAGATAACCATCAAAGTTAAAGATCATATTAACCAAAATAcagtataaaaataattataaatatgaagaACGAAATAATTAAGATAACTTACGGTCAGCGGGTCCATGAAAATACACATAATATCAAAAACTGAAACCAACTTTGGTAACATCCATAAACCCCTTAAAAATTTATGAATTATAAAGGCTACAGTTAACTAATTTTCAAACTCACCAAAGCCATTTCACAATCTTTAAGTATAATAAAATCATTAGTAAATACAAATGAAACTGGAGAAAACAAACCTTGTGTGTGAGATTTTGAATCTTTTATACTCTTGACTTTTTTCAAAGCTCCGTCTTTACTGCACCTATTAATGGAAAGATGGAAACTAATTTCGTAGAATAGATACAAATATACATAGAATTGATACAACAAAGAGCCAACACCTATTGAGTGAGTCTTGAACTTTATATAGCCTATTTTTGTAAAATCTGAGTGAGTATTGAACTTTATGTAGCCTATTGTCACTAGAAATACTAAGTTAACACTGATATCTAATAGAATCGATACAACAAAGAGCCAACACCtacatatacaaatatacataGACACTATATTAAAAGAAAAAAAGTGATTTTTTATTAAATTAGGTAGGCTTAGAAAATGTTTTATCAGTCTAATCGATATCTCATGTCATGTTGAAGTAGAGTTTAAAGTCCAACAGTGAATTTTCATGTGTATAGTAATCAacaaacttataaaacaaataacctTTTATATATTTTTGCATTAATATTATGTTTTGATACATACCCAATTTGATCATGCCCCATTTTGACCCATTAGACAACCTCTTATAAGTCGACACAAGATTGCAGTATATATCTTTTACAAATACCTTTAGGCTTTAGCTGATGTTCGACAACATTTGCTGGGACCATCACATGAATAATAACCATTTGACATTACATGTGCAGCATCAGACGATTGACTTTGTGATGGTTATCTGGATACAAAACTCACCAGGATCTGATTTTTGGGGCCACTTCGTGCACATGTCAACATCTAAAGCCAGTTCGTATTTGGTAATTGCACCTAAACTCACACAACAGATGCAAACCTTTTGCTTGGTTAAAAAATGTATCCAACATCTTtttttgaatatcaaaatcaaaagtGTAAATGTTAGTAAAAGCCCAATGAGAAAGAAATGTAAATATTGATACTATAACTTGAGATTAACTTCTTGTCTTTTTTGATTTGGAACGATCTGTAAATTGGTATTGCAAAGGTAGTACCTATTACTCTATTAGGTTTAAAAAGCCATAGAGTATTACTAATGCCAAAGACACACATACCTTCATCTTTTATTGCAACTTTTTAAGATCAAATTGACCTCTTCCTACTTAGAGTTCACTATCTTTGACCTTGATAAAAAaaagtaaatatataataatataacagtATACAATAATCATAATCTTGCCAATCAACACCAACTAAATCATATATTTAAGACTTGAAACGTACATATTCGTGAAAATTCATTACCAAGACCATAGACAAACCTAAAACATTCAGCGAGTTTCAAAATTAAATACTCATTACATAAATTGGAACCCTAAATCAGTTTTACCTGTGAATTTAACCAGCGCGATGAATGTGAATTCGTATTGAAACCCGTCATTATTATCCGATCGTTGTCGTGGACAATTTAGACAGGAGTTGCATGAATCAGTGTCTCAAATGATATTAAATCTGTTGGGTAATCATATATCAATAATTCAATTGTATTGTATTTGACAATCTAAAAAACGAAAAGAATTATGATAACTTTCTAGGATGAATCGCCTTTTTGTGTGGAAAGGAACAAAAGGTATGAAACCCTAAAAAAATGTTTGATAAGGCAGACCCATGTTATCTCAACCCGTGCTTTTTAGTTTTGGGAGGGGTTTTTTAGGGTTATTTTTGACATTAAACAATTGAAATAGAGGAGAGAGAAAAATGTTGAGTGATCAAGCAATCTAATGGTTGTtattgaaagttaatttttaatcCAATGGTTCTTTTTACTCCATTTAAATTTTTTAAAGTTTGATTAGCAAAATTTgactttggtattatatatattattattatagatagattacggagtaattaattaattaaaattaatttcaTTTATGTTATGTATCACTTTACAACCTTTTACTTTGTAGAATTTTTCTTGCTAATAACTTGTTGTTTTCTCTTCTTCTACTGTAATAATTAATTGACTTTTTTCTCAGTCGATATCTCTATTATACCTCATATTGCTAACAACGTTTGTTGGATTTTTTTTTGCCTTTAGAATCCTTTGGTTATCAAAATTTTGCAATCTGCATCCCTCCGTCAACCTGCCATCTAAGTTGTCCATTAAGTACCATCATGTGAGTAACTCGTGATGGGTATTTTTGTCCTTTTCCCCTTTTTCACCCTTTAAAACCCTGACAtgctaaatataaatacaccttcaaactataacaaccctcacttttccattccgAATTTAtcaaattgcccttagggtttcatttcctGCTCCTGTGTATTGTCATTAGGGTTGTTAACCAGATAATTAAATGCTCTATAATTAATGTATGTCATTAATAACTTGAAACCTCAACCTCttctattaattaaaaccctaatcttgtAAAGCCTAAtcctaatattaaattaataatataaattataagtaATAAATTAAATGTGATTTTTATATGAATTAATCTAATAAGAACTAATATGAACTTAgtaaaaattaataaaagttagggaccaataaataaataaatgtattttaaataaatgtaaccttaatactaataatatatatatatatatatatatatatatatatatatatgtatatatatatacacatatatatatatacacacatatatatatatatatatatatatatatgtatatatatacatgtatatatatatatatatatgtatatgtatatatatatatatatatatatatatgtatatatgtatatatatatatatacatgtatatatatatatatatataaaatacataaataaataaaaattgccaaaaaaaataatataaataaatacatgtataacAATAAATCGGCTAGGCTAGGAAATAAAATAGGAAAACATCTTGATCACTAAGTTAACAACTCCTAGTTTAATCCTAATTTTAATCCTTGAACACCAAGTTTTCATGAATCCTAAATCAATCCCAACTCATGATTTGTTTCCCTATAAAAACCCTCATGTTATTCTATATTTTTGGCACCACAGATAAACCCACAAAAACTGCATATTAGTCGACTGTTTTTCCTCCTGCTTTCCCTCTATTATGTCGACTAAATAACCCTTTGAACCCCCACCTGCAGTCGCCTAATAACCCTCCATCACAACCCCTTTGTAGTCAACATTCACCACCACCAAAGCCTGCTGCAAATCGCTTTCAAAATAGCCCTTCAATCGCCATTGTTCCTGTTGCTATTCAGTTTCTGTGTCGACCTGAATTACCATCCAAAATAGCCCATCTTGCTCTTGTTTTCTTGCTGTAAAAAATCACCCAAAACAGCCCTAACAGCCCTTTTTAGACGATAACTTGCTTCTGTTTTGTTGCTTCAAACACGTGATCAAACAGCCCCACAAACATCCTGTGTTGCTGCGTTTTCTTTTCTGGTTTTCTGCTGTGTTTGCGTGATCAAAACAGCCCCATTGTTGCTGCTGTGTTCTTGTTTCTATCGAACCAAGTCAGACCCAAGATCAAGCTAGTTGGGTCGTGATTCCTTGCTGCTGGTTTTCAGTTTTCATTCGGGTTAAAAACACTACCTTTTCTTGATCTTAAAGCATCCTAAGGTATACCTAGAACCTTAACCTAATGTTACTTATTAATTCATGTTTTGGTTATTATGTTTAACTATGATCTTGaagtaagaataattataaaactatGAACTAATAATaagattgaatatgattattaatattgtagTAAATAAAAGAATTAGATCATgagtaataagaataagcatgttaTGTTATAAGTAATATGATTAAGTTAAAAGAATGATTATaagaatatgattataattattaagattaagttGTTAATCTATAAGTATTAAGATAATGAATGGATGCTAATTATGAAactagataataatattaatgatatgaattatgATCTTGAATATGAAGTTAATTATTAAAAAGGTAaaagattatgaatatgaataattattatgatttatgattataaTTAGGTTATGAGTTAAACTAGATAAGTGAAGGTTTATGATTATGAAGTTAAAAGATTAAGATCATGAATAAGGATTAGGATTAATGGTAGAAGATTAAGTAATGTTAGAAGTTATAAATTgtgattaatgataatgataaagatacatgcatgcatgcatgcatgcatgcatgcatgcgtgcatgcatacgtacgtaggtacatgtatatattgtaggtatatatgtgtgtatatatgtaggtatatacatgcgtatatatgtatgtgtatgtatgtatgtatatgtacgtgtgtatgtatgtatgagtgtgtattgtgtagtatataaggttagtaaatattataagaaattgcaaaagatgataagtagttacatgtatatatatgtaccatctTTACACTAacgtatatgtaacacatacatataatctatacatatatatcatatagctataaacatacacacacacacacacacacatacacacacacacacacacacacacacacacacacacatatatatatatatatatatatatatatatatatatatatatatatatatatatatatatatatatatatataatgataaagaatatatatgtatgtatcatataggtatatttatatatgtaacacaaATATATGATAAGATTACATAATGGTTGATTAATTAgatgataatactattattataacttataacttataaacctatttatatagtaacacttaattacactaagtatattatcacctatatatatatatatatatatatatacatatatatatatatatatatatatatatatatatatatatatatatatatatatatatatatatataataagtacaatAGTAATTTgttatgtgaaggttataattaaaggtaacgtacaaagactacaaacatcaccactacttgtggccttgggtgatccttgttgccttatgggaaccgcttgtggatttcgaatgccatgacttagattctcgtcaagaatcctgggcaccggtaacaacagatcattcgagtgacttgcatgatagcaactaagtttgggcgagattgtacaacatctttgttaagaattataacccgaacttcttaaactagaatcttactataagtggaagctttccataaatagtaagtttccaaatatagaaaattttgagaaataggaacttttctcgaaaaccgtcactgttaatatagtttgctatattaataaacaaactttatgtctattagacattaactaattaaacattagatctctaggttgagatctccgattacatacttcgTTCATACAACTTGCGTGAAATTActtgcttgctactaaggtgaacttcatagcccctcttttactatttcttaactgttttataaactttggggtgagacacatgcttgtttttaaactgttttatgattagacacaagtactcaaatgttaagtatatacatgttgtttgttaacaataacggtcactgctaatataattcgttataatagtaaacatactttgtctgctgacaataacggtcactattaatatattcattatattaataaacatacaataacggtcactattaatatattcattatattattaAACATACTATAAcagtattcattatattaataaacatactataatggtcactgttaatatattcattatattaacaaacatactttgtctgttgacaataatggtcactgttaatatattcattatattaataaacacacttcattctattgattgattttatatTAGTCAACcctaaattaaatcttgtggtctaaaaacttattatgattattaaacctatgttgttcactcaacctttgtgttgacattttaagcatgtttgtctcaggtgaagattagcttgtgtgctgccctatgatgcttagttaactgttgcattggagtccacatattagacttatcatttgctatttacatatgaatttcattatgtaaaacattattatgttttcgctgcaaattcaaattttgttataaaacatctcatttagagtcgttctcgtttatacatacttgtgttatgatattgtgaagtcatatttccccggctctatttgggggtatgacagattggtatcagagctaggttgttatagagaaccaggatttcatTTTATGTGTGtattatgtgttagctagggttccttagcaatctttaggactataacctttcctgccttagtttaagCGCTTTTCCTTTGATCTTTATACTGCTATTTCATCTTACTTCCTGCTTTTGCCTCTGTTGAAATTCTGTATCCTTTCTtaaggatatcaagccaaaaccctatcatcttgcctgatcccgactctaaaggatcggttagtatgtgaatgttatcatatccatacatatattatgacctgacttcgccattgtgattcaaagtattctttgactcaggcgaagggatgtcactcatgactcaatattcccacgtcaactatctaagtttgatcacgtgtcctgaccttatggggtgatattgtagtggaagtatgaattagtgaaatataatgacgcttggccaacgtgattatattacggtaattcatatagaaattccaatatcatgaaatatggaatagaaagtgagtcAAAGAAAAATTCTCAACACATTAATTCAAAattctcaatgttattacatgaagggtaattatcatctgatttatagatatacgaatagctcgtttcaaccaaactatctatctcatacccatgagtagattatcaaattctcctatgccataaacgttgtaaagctttgcattctttctttcttaaacaacatatctctttatctttgacgcttaataTTCAAGCTCCTTCACTGGAAGGAATGATGCATATTCTTAAGTGATCTGAAGTGACACCGTGTCCTTACATCGCCCCTACTCATTGTGGAAATTCATACCATCACGACAATAATCATAGATTAGCGAGAACTTGATAAATTGATGATCAGCACATAGTCGAAAGTCACTGCATTAGCATGTCTTCATACCTGTC is from Rutidosis leptorrhynchoides isolate AG116_Rl617_1_P2 chromosome 10, CSIRO_AGI_Rlap_v1, whole genome shotgun sequence and encodes:
- the LOC139870525 gene encoding uncharacterized protein, which produces MASRSVASISTPWKQLSFNTIIRTFSTSSSSSSSSSSSSAPASASATTSSTVSKSKRKKKKNLFEVAQFLPNWGIGYQMAKTHWSGVAYEITKINLYKDGKHGKAWGIVHKDGAPAADAPKKISGVHKRCWKYIPNSKKAEQLTTQPKSEPEVLAA